CCTTCGGGCTTCCGTGCATGCGCAGCCCGAACGCCACGTTCCCGCCCACGTCCCGCTGCGGGAACAGCTGATGGTCCTGGAACATCAGCCCGACTCCGCGCTTGTGCGCGGCCACTCCCGCCTGGTCCCGCCCGTCCAGCAACACCCGGCCGCCGTCCAGGTGTTGCAGCCCGGCCACCACCCGCAGCAGCGTCGACTTGCCGCTCCCGCTCGGCCCGAGCACACACACGATCTCGTGCTCGGCGACCGACAGGTCGACCCCGTCCAGGACGGCCCGTCCGCCGAGGCGGACCGTCGCCTCCTCCAGCGCAAGCAGCATCAGAACTCACCCGTCCGGTCGGTCCGCAGCCGCTCAAGGACCAGCAGCGCCACCGCGCACACCACCATCAGAATCGTCGAGAGGGCCATGGCCTGGCCGTAGTTGAGGTCTCCGGCCCGCCCCAGCAGCCGTGCCACCGCGACCGGCAGTGTCGGGTTGTCGGGCCGTGCGATGAACACGGTCGCCCCGAACTCCCCCAGCGACACGGCGAACGCGAACCCGGCCGCGATCAGCAAGGCCCGCCGCACCAGCGGCAGATCGACCTCCCGCCACACCCGCCACGGCGACGCCCCGAGCACGGCCGCCGCCTCCCGCAGCCGCTGGTCCACGGCCCGCAGCACCGGCAGCATGGTCCGTACGACGAAGGGAACGCCGACCAGCGCCTGCGCGAGGGGCACCAGGATCCAGGACGCCCGCAGATCCAGCGGAGGCTCGTCGAGGGCGATCAGGAACCCGAACCCGACGGTCACCGCGGACACGCCCAGCGGCAGCATCAGCAGGGCGTCGAAGCCCCGTACGAACCGCCCCGCGTCCCGCCGCGTGAGCGCCGCCGCGGCGAGCCCCCCGATCAGCACCGCGATGGCGGTGGCGGCGACGGCGTACTCCAGGGAGTTACCGATCGCCTCGATCGGCGGCACCAGGAACACGCCCCCGTCGGCCGAGGTCAGCGCCCGGTAGTAGCCGAAGTCCGGTGCGTCGAGCGACCGTTGGACGAGGACCGCGAGCGGCAGCACCAGCAGCACGGCGATCGTGACCAGCACCCCGGCAAGGAGCGCCCACTGTCCGACCCGGCGCGGCCGGCGGGCGGTCGTCCCCGGGGCGACCAGGCGCAGCACGCTCTCCCGGCGCCGTACCGTCCACGCGTGCACGGCGAGGATCCCGCCCACCGCCACGAACTGCACCAGCGTCAGGACCGCGGCCGTACCGAGATCGAAGATCTCCGAGGTCTGCCGGTAGATCTCCACTTCGAGCGTCGAGAAGGTCGGCCCGCCGAGGATCTGCACCACCCCGAAGGAGGTGAAGGTGAAGAGGAAGACCATGAGCGCGGCGGCGGCCACGGCCGGCGCGAGCGCGGGCAGCGTGACCTTCCGCCAGGCCCGCCACGAGGAGGCGCCCAGCATCCGCGCGGCCTCCTCCTGCCGCGGGTCGAGCTGCCCCCACAGCCCGCCCACCGTCCGTACGACGACGGCATAGTTGAAGAAGACGTGCGCGAGCAGGATCGCCCACACGGTGGTGTCCAGGCGTACGCCCCACAGCTCGTCCAGCAGCCCACCGCGCCCCACCAGTGCCAGGAACGCCGTGCCGACGACCACCGTCGGGAGCACGAACGGCACGGTGACGACGGCCCGCAGGATCTGCTTGCCGGGGAAGTCGTAGCGGGCGAACACATACGCGCCCGGGAGAGCGACCGCGAGCGTCAGCGCGGTGGAGGCGAGCGCCTGCCAGGTCGTGAACCACAGGACGTGCCGGATGTCGGACTGCGCGAGCACGTCCGCGATCCGCCCGAACTGCCAGCTCCCGTCCGCCTTGAGCCCCCGCGCGACGATCGCGGCGACGGGCCAGGCGAAGAAGAGCGCGAAGAACGCGACGGGCACGGCCATGAGGCCGAGCCGGGCCGCAGCGCCCTTCTTCGAAGGAGGGCCGCTTACTTCAGTACGAGCGAGGTCCACGACTTGACCCAGTCGTCACGGTTGTCGGCGATCTTCGCCGGGTCCATGGTCTCGGGGTCCTTGGCGGCGGGACCGTACTGGGTGAACTCGGCGGGCACGGCCGCGCCCTCGACCACCGGGTAGACGAACATGTTGAGCGGCATGTCCTCCTGGAACTTCTTGGTCAGCAGGAAGTCCAGAAGCGCCTTGCCGCCCTCGCTGTTCTTCGCGTTGTTCAGCAGTCCCGCGTACTCGA
This DNA window, taken from Streptomyces sp. NBC_00663, encodes the following:
- a CDS encoding ABC transporter permease; this encodes MAVPVAFFALFFAWPVAAIVARGLKADGSWQFGRIADVLAQSDIRHVLWFTTWQALASTALTLAVALPGAYVFARYDFPGKQILRAVVTVPFVLPTVVVGTAFLALVGRGGLLDELWGVRLDTTVWAILLAHVFFNYAVVVRTVGGLWGQLDPRQEEAARMLGASSWRAWRKVTLPALAPAVAAAALMVFLFTFTSFGVVQILGGPTFSTLEVEIYRQTSEIFDLGTAAVLTLVQFVAVGGILAVHAWTVRRRESVLRLVAPGTTARRPRRVGQWALLAGVLVTIAVLLVLPLAVLVQRSLDAPDFGYYRALTSADGGVFLVPPIEAIGNSLEYAVAATAIAVLIGGLAAAALTRRDAGRFVRGFDALLMLPLGVSAVTVGFGFLIALDEPPLDLRASWILVPLAQALVGVPFVVRTMLPVLRAVDQRLREAAAVLGASPWRVWREVDLPLVRRALLIAAGFAFAVSLGEFGATVFIARPDNPTLPVAVARLLGRAGDLNYGQAMALSTILMVVCAVALLVLERLRTDRTGEF